Below is a genomic region from Balaenoptera ricei isolate mBalRic1 chromosome 3, mBalRic1.hap2, whole genome shotgun sequence.
CCTCTGCTGGGACATTCACTTGGTAACTCCAAGATCTCTCAAGCCTTTCCCAGCAAAATGCACTCCCCCCCGACCATCGTCAGACACATCGTGAGGCCCAAGAGCGCAGAGCCCCCGCGGTCCCCGCTGCTCAAGCGCGTGCAGTCGGAGGAGAAGCTCTCTCCCTCCTACGGCAGTGACAAGAAGCACCTGTGCTCCCGCAAGCACAGCCTGGAGGTCACCCAGGAGGAGGTGCAGCGGGAGCAGTCCCAGCGGGAGGTGACCTTGCAGAGCCTGGAGGAGAACGTGTGCGACGCGCCTGCCCTCAGCCGGGCCAGGCCCGTGGAGCAAGGCCGCCTGAAACGCCCTGTGTCCCGGAAGCTGGGCCGACAGGAGTCTGTGGACGAGCTGGACCGAGAGAAGCTGAAGGCCAAGGTGGTGGTGAAGAAACCCGACGGGCTCCCGGAGAAACAGGAATCCCGCCAGAAACCCCATGGGCTTGGCAATGATGTGGAAAACCTCTCTGCTTTTAggctagaagagagagagaagaaaatctaTCCAAAGGCTTCGGAAAGGTcaaatcattttgaaaacaaagcagccgtgcaggaggcccaggccctgggcagcctGCTGAAAGATGCTCTCCACAAGCACGCCAGTGTGCGGGCCAGCGAGGCCGTCACCTCGGAGGGGGCGGCAGCTCCCGGGGACCACAGCCAGGGCACCGGTGACCTCAAACGCGCCTCGGCTCACAGCACCCTCCAAGACGGCCTCTGTCACGCCACCCACAGGGCCACCTCCGGGAAGGCCGACTACACAGAGAAGGTCCCGCAGGCCAAGGAGGGTCCCCGGTGTGAGAAGTTAGACAGCAAGCTGGCCGACATCGATTACCTCCGAAAGAAGATGTCCCTTGAAGACAAAGATGATGGCCTCTGCCCTGTGCTCAAGCCCAAGATGACACCCGGTGCCCAGGAGGGCCTGCCGGGGAACGCGGGCCGACCGGCCGGAGGGCAGCAGGAGGCCCAGCCGGCCTCCGAGAGCCGCGCGCCATTCATCAGCGGCCACGTGGCTCAGCTCAGCACCGTCTCCTTTGTCCCTCTCAAGGCCCTTTCTGGCCGGGTGGACAGCGGAGCGGAGAAGCCGGGCTTGGCTGCTCCAGAGTCGCCTGTCCGGAAGAGCCCCTCCGAGTATAAGCTGGAAGGGAGGTCTGTGTCATGCCTGAAGCCCATTGAGGGCACTTTGGACATTGCTCTTCTGTCTGGACCGCAGGCCTCCAAGACGGAGCTGCCTTCACCAGAGCCTGCCCAGAGCCCCAGCCCAGGCAGTGACGTAGGGCCCCCGGTGCCACAGGCTCCCGCCGGCAGCGTGGGGAGGAAGGGTGAAACTGCGGGTCAGAGGGAGTCCTCCCCTGCCAGCTTCAAGGTGAACAAATCCTACCTGCTCGAGCCTCGGTTCCCACCACCCAGCCGGGGTCTGCAGGGCTCACCGGCGGCACCCCTGCCTGACCCAGAGCTGAAGCTGGACAGGAAGATTTCCCACGCAGCCGGGACCCCGGCGACCATCGTGGAAAGCCACCCCCAGCGGGGAGAGGGCAGCCCCAGCCAACAGCAAGACCACAGCCCCGACGTTAGGCTCCTTCCCCTCCTGGGGCAGAGCCTCCAAGGTGCTGAGCCGTCTAGATTGCACAGCCCGCTCCCACCTGAAGGTGCCCCCTTGAGGGAGAAGCCGAGCGGGAGGGAGTCGTCCGAAAGGGTCCCTTCCACAGCCAGAAGTGAGCGGTTGGCTTTGAGGGCCGACATCCGCAGAGACCCCTCCAAGGAGCTGTATCCACTAGAAGCTGCTAAAACCAGTGACAACTCCAAAACCCTCCCCGCTGTGGGGAGGACCCGCCCAGATGTCTCCTCCCAGACCCAGGCCTTGGAGAAAGCATGCGGGCCTTGTGGGAGAGCAAACCCCAAAGACGGCCGAGATGAGGTGAGGCCACTGGCCAGAGAAGAGCCCTCTTTGCACTCTGCAGCGGCTCCTTGTGAGAGGGAGCTGGGCAAGGGAAGGAGTGGCCCGGAATCTAAGCCGGCATCCGCTCCTGCCAGGTGGTCTCCGGAGCCACGCGGGACAGAGAGTGGGAAGAGTGAAAAGCTCTCCAGTGTCCGATCTGCGCAGAAAGATGGTCCCAAGGAACCAGAAAGGAAAGAACAGCCCCTGCAGAAGCATCTCACCGGTAGCTctcagcccctgcccaccaccaAAGAGCTCCCTGGCCTGACCGCTCAGCAGCATTACATTCAACAAAGCTACCCTGCTGGCTCTCTGCCTGGGAGCAAGCCCTGCGCTACAGACTCAAGCCTGGGCCTCCAGGACCCTCCCAAGCCCGCTGCTGTGCTCTGTGAAAGCAGCAGCCGCAAGCCCAGGTCTGGCCCCGACACAGACCCTCCAAAGTCCAAGCACCCAGACCGGCCCCTCTCCTCCCAGAAGCTGAGCGTTGAGGCTGCAGTGGGCAAACAGCCTGGTGCTCAGCCCCCCGGCAAAGAGGGGAAGGGCAGCAGTAAGGGTGTGTCAGAGGAGTTCCCTGCCCTCCCAGGTCCCCAGAACACAGCCCGCGATGTGACTGGCCAGGGAGCAAGTGGGCCCTCGGTCCCCCTACACACGGAATGGGGTCCTCTAGACACCAAGCTGAGACCCACCAGCAGTGGGCATCCCCCAGAGGCGctggagaagcccgcacatccaCCGCGGCAAGGACCCCCGGGGGTCAGTGAGTCGGTGGACCAGAAACTTCCCACTGTTGGGGAAAGGCAAAACCCATCTCCAAAGGCCCCCAAACCATCCACTGTGAAAGATTATCCCCCTCTGTGCAAAGAGACAGACAGGAGCCTGAGTCCGCTGGCTGCCAGCGCTGACGCCGGGAAGTCTGAAGGCAAGAAATGCACCGAAGCACTTTACTCCCCTGTGGACAGCGGGAGGCCGGGGGCCAGCCTTTCCCCGGCGCAAGGTGAGGCTGGGCCCAAGGGCACGGAGAGGCCGGCAGCAGCCGCCGGGAAGGGCTGGCCGGAGGCCAAGGGGAAAGGGCCCGGTTCCCAGAAGCCACTGACGGAGGCGGACAAGCCCAGCGGCATGAAACGGTCGCCCTCGGCCACGGCGCAGAGCTCTTTCCGCTGCGCTGCCCTCCCCGAGAAGTCTCTGAGCTACTCCTCTGGCTTTCCCGAGGCCAGGTCAGTAGCTCCAGAGACTTCTACAACCTGCAGCGACATCTTCTCTGCCAAGGCCGGCAGGGCCACGGCTGAGCCCCCAGCCTCCAGCAGCAGGGACCACCGGAAGCCCCTGCCTGGGGGGGATGGCAGAACCCAAATGACAAAGAGCGACTCCTTGCCATCCTTCCGCAGCTCAGCCATCACTCTGGAGTCCTATCACCCCAACCCAGGCGTGGGGGAGGGCGCCAGCCACCGGGACAGGGCCCTCTCAGGAACAGCCACCGCGGGAGAAACCAAAGGGAAAGAGCCAGCCCCCGCCCAGCCAGCTCAGACTAGGAAGCAGAATGTGGTCCGAGAGGTGACCAAGCCGTTGCCCGCTCCCAGCACGGAGCGCCCCATCGCCCTTCCTTCTGAGAAGGAGTCCGGGGTGCGACAGAGGCGGGGGAAAGAGACTTTGCGTGGCAGCCCACACAAAAAGGCCTTGTGATGGGGCAGGCCCCCGGCGGGACTGGGGGACCCAGCCTGCGTGTGTAACTGCATCTTGACTACCTTGGAAACCAGCACTGTGGGAACCCCCCCAGGCAGAGCCTGGAGCCTCACCGAAGAAGGGGGAGAGAAGAGACAGGAAAAGAAGGGACCTTCTTCCAAATGCCTTCCCAATTGGAACCGGTAAACTGTTACCAGATAGTGtttgtacaaaaaaataaaaataaaaaaacaaaaaatctttttGGTTGAGGTTGAGGGTTGTTGAGGAAAGAGATTTTCTCTGTAAATACCTAGCAATGTGTTTGGTTTGGGATATAGAGTCGATACTTTGCTGCTGATGGCGTCATTtactacaactttttttttttaataagatttttgcTCTACCATTGATCATAATGCAGTAATGAAGCAAAATGGTTAAACCTGGGTATATGTAAAAGTATAGATACACCCATATTCGTGTATATACACATCCACCCACGTGTTTTGGTCTGTGGTTGAAAAGAATATTTCAAGGCTACATTTTTCTACGTTAAAACATCCTAAGTCGAGTTGAAGGTGAAAGAAAGCCCAAAATACACTATAGATTGTAAGCTTTCATGTGTATTTTTAACCAGTGATTTTGATAGTACTGTATCTGGCTACCTATACTTCCAGATCTAAAGAACTGCTCGAATCACTGCATTTGGAATCCTCCTCCATCAGAAATGGCCACAACAGATGGAGCTAGCCATTTTCATTTCACGGTCATCCTAATAGCCATTTTGATGCTGGGCCCAGCTGTCTGAAAGGCCAGTTGTCCTTGTGTGCGGGTGTGTATGTCGACTCCTCACCATAGGTAGAGCGGGGGCTATAGACACATGTCgactttatttctgttcttttgctTTCCCTTTCTGTTCTCTCGCTTCTCCTTTTCATGCTCTTAAACTCAGGCCTTTATGCTATGAGTCACTAGTCTAAGAAGCACACATTTTATAGTAGTTCTGCACCAGCCCTGCTGTTGAACATAAAGGAAAGTTGCTGGCCGCACACAAATCTGCTAGTACTTAGGTTGAGTAATAAGCATCAGGCATTGGAAGAGGTTTTAAGTTTGCTTTTTTGAGGAAAAGTCGGGGGACGGGGTGGGGTTGTGGATTTTGGCATCATAGCATATATTTTAAGGAATAATCAGGACATCAGATACATTTTAATACATAGCTGGGGCCTTATGTTGTAGATGAAGCTTGCTGTTTTTAGCAAGTTCCTGGGTTTCACATTCATTTCTGATGCATCAAGTAGCTCCATACATTTCATAACATGATCTCTTTATttgtatgcaaaaaaaaaaaacactgtattaATAAAGAGCAGCATTTTTGTAACAAAAAGACTTGTTGGAGCTATTTGGTGCTTGAATGTGACTGTCCTTTTTACTTTTGCTAAGccttatttaaattttgtatacCATGGAATATGTAGAATTTGTCCAATCATTTTAGTGCTGAGGGggtctttctgtttgttttttgttgcagTTTTACTTCCTGGTGGATTGTTTTATATTGTAAGACAGCACTTGCTGACATAAGTACTAAGGCACTAAGAGAAAATACACACAGATAAGTATTTATAAGATGCTTGGGATCCGTAGCAGGATTTTTTGtttactaagagaaaaaaaaaaaaaaaaaatcaccaagaaaTACTAATCCAGCACCCAACCCCCCTCGGGGATGTCTTAGTATCTTCAGGCTATAAAATTGTTCACCTAAGCACAGCTTCATCTTACAGCCCTGTGGATTATAAATCATTCAGTGAGGCTGTAAACTCCGCTCCAAAAACAAAGGCGTAACTTAAACTGCTCGGTTGTCCTTCGTTGTAAAATGAGTTGGCaacggcaaaagaaaaaagaaaaaagtctcctCCTTGCTCCGAATTTTTTTCCCATGAGGTTTTAGCCATTCCCCATCACTATGTTGTGAATTGTAGAAGAAACAAATATGTTGAAAGATCTTGAATGGGTTTCAAAAATGGTCTCAACATTTATAATTCATACGTGCATTTGGTGGTTGTCATAACCCGATCCTTCTGCACCCAGACATCTAGACAGGCCTATCGGGGAGGTAGTTTATGGTTTACAGCCTTTGCTTTTTAACTGTCCACTTTCCTTTAAAGCACAACTAGCTGCTTGTTTACAAATGatattttttcatgtatattttgtaTAGTGTATTATCATTTTTGCCAAATATGTTTTTGCATTTTGGATGGCTACAGAGTACCTAAGGTTGCATTCATGTAATACCTGTTTGTTGTTGTAAACCTCTCCAGTCAGCTGGTAGGAATTCTCCTGTGTTCTATTTGGTCGGTCTCCTGTGATTGTAAGATGTGCTCCTCGGTAGTATTCCCAGCTGTAGATTTACCAGCTTAAAAGTTTGTTAGGATCTGTGCAATAAAGTGTTTGCAGTCTTATTTTCTCTAAGAAATTCCCTATGGATGTCATAATTGTTGtatattgaacaaatatttatactTATGCAGTTGCAtaacattgaaataaaaatttagcatGAAAAGATCATGACTATTAAGTTTTTtcccatatacacacatacatagcaTCTCTAAAACATTACTGAATGTAACTCTCTCTTATGGAAAGGATGGTTTTCTGCAGATTCCTTTTGGTGAGTGGAAtggtttgctaattttttttaacccacaCGAACATGTTCCATTCTTTGAGATTAAGTCTTCCTTTAACTCCTTCCTCTGTTTTCTACCAACCGTCTTCCTTTCCTGCAGAACTTACCAACTTTCACATCATGCTCACCATCTTCCCTAGTGTCTCAGGAAGAAGTGTCCTTTCTCCATGACTCCACCTACTTCAATTCTCCCCAAACCTTGCTCCATCAATTACCGTTGTGTTCTctcatctttctcttcctcccatcCTGTCTCCTCCCTCATAATTAAAAAGCATTAAGAccatcaggaaggaaggaagcaaccTAACGTTTATTGTCTGCCTACTATATGTGTACCCTTAGTACTGGGCAAGATGCTTTTTATCTGCCGTCTTATTTGAGCCCCAACACAAGCCTCAGACCAGATGGTGGTggcatccccattttactgatgagcaaATAGGCCCAGACAGGCTATGTGACTTATTTAACATATACCCTGTAAAGAAAGCTTGGATTAGAGCGTGGATTTTTCTGGTTCTAAAGCTCTTGACCTTTCTAAACATTACCAGGTATCATGCAATTGAATTCAAGACCCAGGGCCCTCTGTGAATGATCTAAGCCATCTCATTTTCTAAGTTTATGTGCAAAAAAATCATATGGTGCAAAATTACAAACCTGATGATTGGCGGGAAACCATGAGCCAAGCAAGCTAATCATTCTCTGTAATGGGGCTCCTTTATTAGTCCTAATTAATTACTAATTAATCAGTAGGCAATTTCCCGTCTAGATTTTTGGTTCACAACACAAATGTTACATGAAAAAGTGTAGCTCTGTTAACTGCGGAAATTTGCTTACTTCAATATAGGCCAGACATTAAGGAATTCAGTGGTAGGGCAGTTCACTCAGTTTAATTTCCTTCCTACCTGTATGTTTTTAACACTTTCCACAAAGTCATCATTCTGTGTTATCCCTCTTTCTTCCTACCTCCTACCCCAGTTCGTATTGTATGCGTCTCATATATCTAGGAAAGCTGGAAATGAccacagctttgtttttttttttttttaagggaatgcacatttttatttatttatttatttatttatttatggctgtgttgggtctttgtttctgtgcgagggctttctctaattgcggcaagtgggggccactcttcatcacggcgcgcgggcctctcactatcatggcctctcttgttgcggagcacaggctccagacgcgcaggctcagtagctgtggctcacgggcctagttgctccacggcatgtgggatcttcccacaccagggctcgaacccgtgtcccctgcattgacaggcagattctcagccactgcgccaccagcgaagccccacAGCTTTGTTGAACCTTGGTTTTATTACTTTCTGTATACTAAACGTCAGTCACTTGGCCCAGGTTCAGGGCCTGAGGTGTGTGGCAGTTCAGACACCTCAGACCCTGTCCTGGAAGCATTAGCATGATTTGTCATAAAAAAACATGCAGCAGCATCGCCTGGATTCCTGGGAATCCAAAAGACAAGGTCACCGTCTCTTATCACAGGCTGCCGGTGGGACTGTCAAGCCCAATACTTGGATGCAGGCAATAAAAGAGAATCTGCTACCGAGACGGACTGAACATCAAGTCTGTTCAGATGTGGGGAAAAGGAAGATCTGTTGCATATGGTTACTAGGAATTGCTCCACGCAGCTTTACAGAAAGTCTCTTAATATTGTAAAGCTGACCGACTCTAACAAAGTCATCTGCTGCTTCACTGAAGCATTGCCCCGAGAGGGCTGTCAGAACCTGGAGGTGAAGGATGAAGCTATTCACAAGGCCTAAAGCAAGCATGTTGCAGCTACCGAGCCTTCGTATGTCAGCTGGCGTCTCTATATCCTCCAGCCCTAACCTgtctaaataaaaatcttttgccTGAAAGTTCTGTCCCTTTGGCCTACATATGCTCTGTGAAACAGTACTGGGCTAAAGTGACTTTCCTCGGCTGGAGGCAGTCCTTTGTCGGGACAGAGGGTAGTTCCTGTGGACGGCCTCCCACGCCCATCAGTTCAGTGCTACCCAGTAATGCGAGTCCTAGCTCCTCAGCCTATTGCCGCTTTCAAGTGGAGATCCTTAGAACAACTATGGCCCCCTCTGTCctcaaggaaaaggaaagagcaaCCCAGGAAGCTTGGGCTTGAGCATTTGCATTTGAAATCACAAAGCCTTAGGAAAAGGCTGCTCCTTTCTCAGTACTACCTGTAAATTCTCACTACCTCTTTATTCTTGTGCCtttgtgaaaacaaaaaaatctttaaaaagaaaaattctgatttttttctttattgcacaATACATGATCAATTGaaggcaaattaaaaatacagaaaagcaaaagaaaaagtttgaatCACTGCAATTCCCCAGCCACTTTCATTCTTCAATGTATATGGATTTTtatgttaccaaaaaaaagaaataatagtggGCATGATGTTTGGTAACCTCTTTTGCTTAGTAtgaaatcaaaaatatatttcagtgtcTATAAATATACTTctgcaatattatttataatggccGCGTGGCATTTCATGTTAAGGACGTGCCgcattattttctcccatgccCACGTGCACAAGTAGAGAAGCTCAGATGCAGATGTTTGAGGTCATCCTACTCTTCAGTTCTTGGCTCATCAACCTTGGCTCCAAGGTTCATGTAACTTATCCCAACACTCCCATCCAGCCGCCTCTCCTACCCCACAGGCAACTTTGTTAATGGTTTGGTTTTGTGTTCTTAAAAAACATAGGTATCATTGTTctgtatacatgtatttttaactGATAAAAATCATGTTAATAtgtcatttggttttttttttttccatcaagcTCTATATGTTGGTTCACAAAATGACTCTCATACATAGAGGACAAGGAGAGATCGAAGAAAGAGGCAGTCACTCCAgagtggtaggtggcaggtttaataagcaagggaacttacatatgAGGCTTATCTTGGGCTGCCACAAGACGAGGAGATCTCCGCACCCACCTGCCAGGATCTTAAAAGTTGATATAGAAACCTTACCGGGGTTCAGTTGTGTATACCGTGCAGATGGTCTCAGCAACACCTTGCTCTCTCAAGGCCGCATCCTTGAAAATGGCTCCCACTGTGGGAACACCACACATGCTTTACAGGGccaggggaggagatgaggactCCAATTGCCCGGGTCCAGCTTTTGGTTCAACTGGCGATCATGTCCTCTCTGTGACCTCCTCCAACACTATATGCTTAAGATTCAACTACATTGCTGCAGCTGTATCTAATCCATCGCTTCTGGCTACTGTATGATACCCCATGGTGTGCGTCTTATACGTTTTACCTGCCCATTTTCCTAGTGATGAGCTCTCAAATTGCTTTGAACTTCCCCCTCCACCAATAACACTGTACTGCATATTGTTGTGgaattgtgaaattttgtgaTACACACCCAGCTCGGGATTGGTGGGTCACATATTTAATTTGATGAATTTTTGCCTCACGGTCCTAGAATAGCTGCACCAGTCTACACCCATAAGCAGTGCACTGCAGTTCCTATAACCCCACATCCCACCTACACTGTTATCCAGCTTCCTCTTTTTGCCAGACTGATATAAAActttatctcattttaacttgtttttctttaattcctaGTAGTATCAGCATGTTTATGTTGTTATCCCACCCAAGAACGTAGAATGTCTTTAATCATTTATCTCttgttggatatttaggttgtttccaaagacaggagaaagagaaaaaggtctCCCAAGCTGTTTAGAAAGCCCATGAACCGACATAAGTGGAGAAGGGGAAGACGGATGAATGCTCAGGTGACCCCTGTCCTCTACTTACCTTTGCAGTATCTAGTAGCATGTCTCGAACAGCCAAATGTTTAGAGAATATTATCtaaagatggggggaggggtggtgagaGTTGAATGTTCAATGCAGTTCGCTGTTTAATCTTTCATGAGCAATAATggcttttaaaaaccaaatttaaGCATAATAGATTAGTCCTTTCCTTTTTCAAGACCCACAGTATTCCATAAGTGATTTCAAATTGTCAACAGCTGGGATGGAATGGGGGTAGGTGGGAGAGCAGGGtagttgcggagcagaggcttgTGGCCTGGCAGTGGTGGCAGGAGAGACTAATGAGCTGCTTGCCCAGATGTCTCACCCTTGGCTGGAAGGCTCCTTaacacttttttccccattttgttcGGAAATTTCCTCTTACAAGATACGACGTAGTTTTTCAGCTCGTTTGACTCATGGAGCCTAACACAGGTTTCTGTTACTGTTTGATAAAGTTAAGAGAAGGGAAGGATTTTACATGAGATCATTTGGCTGGGAGTCCAAGGCCAACCCTAGTCTAACAGAATCCCAGTATCCAGAGGTGGGGCACAGGAATCTGTTTGGTAAAGAATTCCCCAGATGATTCTGCTGATAAAGCAGTATCCGGGAGCTCCGGGAGAAACACTGGACTGCTGACTCCTCTGCAGCCTTCAGACTAACTCCTGCCACACCAGGCATCTTCGCTCTTGATGTATCGGGCAACTGATTCGAACTCAACACCCAGGACCACCCCGTCGTGACTTGCGTAGAACTAACTGCATCCTCTCTTGCTGTAATTCAAgttaattttctctttaacatTCAGGGCAGATAGAAAGCAACGTCAGCCACCCCTCTTGCCTCCTATACTAATATATGAAAACATTATAGTCATTTATTTCACGCTTTTGTAAACTTCAAAATTGTAAGCGGCACTTACTGGGGAATTAGATGGGTAGAAATAAAATGACAGTTTCCTGCCCTGAAATTTTACATAGATACATAGCTAACGGCTGTGTTTGGGTCTGTGCTGCGTTCAGTTAACAGTGATGGCTGCTGGCACAGGGGAAATGTAAAACGTGCTCCCAGACTGTGGGAGTTGCAGCTCACGTGGAGAGTCCCCTGTGATGAAGGCCAAGTCGGCTTTTATGGACTTCAACGCTATTTGCTTCAGTACACTTTGAAATGCAGGGTCAGCTCACTGAGCTACAATATGCAATAATAACACGTTTTTATAGGAGTAGCTTGTCATAGCAGCCACAACATGCGATACATAAAACCAATGAACACACCATGTCTGCAGAGTCTATCCTAGTAACCAGGATAAAGCAATAAAAGTGACAGCAGCCATCAAAAACTCCCTTTCTGACTTCGTAGGGTGAATTGACTGTTGCTTAAAACAAGAGCTGTCACAAAGCCCTAGATAGACCAGTGCTCAGTTATGTAGTAGCACATGGCATCGCATGGAAGGGGCCTGACACGTGAAAGCAAGATGGGCAATTACATATTGCTAGGGCTGGGGTCCCTACAGTCTTAAGTGCAATGCAATCTGCATCAGAGATGCTCTAcaggaagtttttgtttttccaagttACACATTAAATATTATGGAGGACAGTGTGGCTAGGGAGTGGTAGGTCAGCAATTAGTATTTCTTATCTGCAGCTTAACTCCTTAAGGCAGAAAGGAGCTTAAGTTTGTTAGAATGCACAGGGAACTCAGTGGGTTGGTGCTAtaagactggatttttttttttaataaataaataaatttatttatttacttatgctgcatgtggactttctctagttgcagcgagcaggggctactcttcattgcggtgcgcgggcttctcattgtggtggcttctcttggggagcacgggctctaagtgcacgggcttcagtagttgtggctcgcaggcttagttgccccgtggcatgtgggatcttcccagaccagggctcgaacccatgtcccctgcattggcaggcagattcttaaccaatgcgccaccagggaagtcccagactggATTCCCTTAAGAGTGTGGACTTCCATACTCTCTGATAGgattgaaggaaggaagaaaggagggaagtaaagagggagagaaagagttaaggaatgaaggaagggaagaaacagcaaagaaagaaaaaggaaagagaaaaagaaaagggaaggcgGGACCAGTGAGCATGGTTTTGGCATCTTCAGGTCACCACCAGGAATATCTCCCCAAGTTTCCAGAGCTGATCATCGAATTTGCTACAAGCAAATGAACAAAATCTACAAAACGAAATAACTGTGTGTCCTGCTACATTCCTGCCTGAGTTCCCAAAGGTGAGTGCTTTCTGCACCATGAGAGTGGGCCACATGGGTGGCATCGAGTCAGAGGGAAGTGTGCTCTCTGACTTGGGAGGGTTGGCTGCCTGCCTTCAGAAGGGTCCCTAGAATGAGGGGCCTTTCCTGTAGCAGCAGTTAGGAAGCTTCCTAGAAGAGTACCTGCTCAGCACAGGCCAAGGCAGCTGCGCCCACTTCTGCGTTAGGTCCCTTCTGAGCCCAAAACTCAAGGGGAAAAGGCCTTGGTCACTGCTAGACTCAGGGCCAATAACAACCCAGCAGTGGCTCGCACTGGCCTTCTCAGAGTGATGCCCTACCATCCTAGGCCTAGGGAAGGAACAAAGGTGGCTGAAGGGGTGTGTCACGATGTCCTCATATTTCCAGgcactttctttctccctctaacCCACATCCTTAAATGACTGCCTTACTAACGCTCCCTCAGGAAAACCGAAGAAAACTCCCTTCCCAGCCACCTGTTTTCCCAAATGCTGGTATTCAAGATAATTAAAGCAGTTAATTGTGTGATGTTTCATTTCATTAGTAGAGTGTGCTCTGCTTGCCCTCTCTCACCAGGCCCAGGCCGCCTAGCGCTCAGAGGGCTTTGGTACCCATTCATCTCTGCCACCTCTCTTGGCTTTGAAGGAAGGATGCCTTTGAGCCCAGGAGTTGGGAGTTAGATGAGGATGAGGGAACAAGGTGTAAAAT
It encodes:
- the MAST4 gene encoding microtubule-associated serine/threonine-protein kinase 4 isoform X13, translating into MRPRSRSLSPGRSPACCDHEIIMMNHVYKERFPKATAQMEERLKEIITNYSPDHVLPLADGVLSFTHHQIIELARDCLDKSHQGLITSRYFVELQHKLDKLLQEAHDRSESGELAFIKQLVRKILIVIARPARLLECLEFDPEEFYYLLEAAEGHAKEGQGIKTDIPRYIISQLGLNKDPLEEMAQLGNYDSGTAETPETDESVNSSNASLKLRRKPRESDFETIKLISNGAYGAVYFVRHKESRQRFAMKKINKQNLILRNQIQQAFVERDILTFAENPFVVSMYCSFETRRHLCMVMEYVEGGDCATLMKNMGPLPVDMARMYFAETVLALEYLHNYGIVHRDLKPDNLLVTSMGHIKLTDFGLSKVGLMSMTTNLYEGHIEKDAREFLDKQVCGTPEYIAPEVILRQGYGKPVDWWAMGIILYEFLVGCVPFFGDTPEELFGQVISDEINWPEKDEAPPPDAQDLITLLLRQNPLERLGTGGAYEVKQHRFFRSLDWNSLLRQKAEFIPQLESEDDTSYFDTRSEKYHHMETEEEDDTNDEDFNVEIRQFSSCSHRFSKVFSSIDRGTQNPGEEKEDPGDKTKSTTLPSTETLSWSSEYSEMQQLSTSNSSDTESNRHKLGSGLLPKLAISAEAEQDEAAPHPRELHEEPGKAALPAADSAQEEPEVSTPASTISSSTLSVGSFSEHLDQINGRSECVDSTDNSSKPSSEPASHVARQRLESTEKKKISGKVTKSLSASALSLMIPGDMFAVSPLGSPMSPHSLSSDPSSSRDSSPSRDSSGASASAHQPVVIHSSGKNYGFTIRAIRVYVGDSDIYTVHHIVWNVEEGSPACQAGLKAGDLITHVNGEPVHGLVHTEVIELLLKSGNKVSITTTPFENTSIKTGPARRNSYKSRMVRRSKKCKKKESLERRRSLFKKLAKQPSPLLHTSRSFSCLNRSLSSGESLPGSPTHSLSPRSPTPSYRSTPDFPSGTNSSQSSSPSSSAPNSPAGSGHIRPSTLHGLAPKLSGQRYRSGRRKSAGSIPLSPLARTPSPTPQPPSPQRSPSPLLGHSLGNSKISQAFPSKMHSPPTIVRHIVRPKSAEPPRSPLLKRVQSEEKLSPSYGSDKKHLCSRKHSLEVTQEEVQREQSQREVTLQSLEENVCDAPALSRARPVEQGRLKRPVSRKLGRQESVDELDREKLKAKVVVKKPDGLPEKQESRQKPHGLGNDVENLSAFRLEEREKKIYPKASERSNHFENKAAVQEAQALGSLLKDALHKHASVRASEAVTSEGAAAPGDHSQGTGDLKRASAHSTLQDGLCHATHRATSGKADYTEKVPQAKEGPRCEKLDSKLADIDYLRKKMSLEDKDDGLCPVLKPKMTPGAQEGLPGNAGRPAGGQQEAQPASESRAPFISGHVAQLSTVSFVPLKALSGRVDSGAEKPGLAAPESPVRKSPSEYKLEGRSVSCLKPIEGTLDIALLSGPQASKTELPSPEPAQSPSPGSDVGPPVPQAPAGSVGRKGETAGQRESSPASFKVNKSYLLEPRFPPPSRGLQGSPAAPLPDPELKLDRKISHAAGTPATIVESHPQRGEGSPSQQQDHSPDVRLLPLLGQSLQGAEPSRLHSPLPPEGAPLREKPSGRESSERVPSTARSERLALRADIRRDPSKELYPLEAAKTSDNSKTLPAVGRTRPDVSSQTQALEKACGPCGRANPKDGRDEVRPLAREEPSLHSAAAPCERELGKGRSGPESKPASAPARWSPEPRGTESGKSEKLSSVRSAQKDGPKEPERKEQPLQKHLTGSSQPLPTTKELPGLTAQQHYIQQSYPAGSLPGSKPCATDSSLGLQDPPKPAAVLCESSSRKPRSGPDTDPPKSKHPDRPLSSQKLSVEAAVGKQPGAQPPGKEGKGSSKGVSEEFPALPGPQNTARDVTGQGASGPSVPLHTEWGPLDTKLRPTSSGHPPEALEKPAHPPRQGPPGVSESVDQKLPTVGERQNPSPKAPKPSTVKDYPPLCKETDRSLSPLAASADAGKSEGKKCTEALYSPVDSGRPGASLSPAQGEAGPKGTERPAAAAGKGWPEAKGKGPGSQKPLTEADKPSGMKRSPSATAQSSFRCAALPEKSLSYSSGFPEARSVAPETSTTCSDIFSAKAGRATAEPPASSSRDHRKPLPGGDGRTQMTKSDSLPSFRSSAITLESYHPNPGVGEGASHRDRALSGTATAGETKGKEPAPAQPAQTRKQNVVREVTKPLPAPSTERPIALPSEKESGVRQRRGKETLRGSPHKKAL